A stretch of Triticum aestivum cultivar Chinese Spring chromosome 1D, IWGSC CS RefSeq v2.1, whole genome shotgun sequence DNA encodes these proteins:
- the LOC123180415 gene encoding probable E3 ubiquitin-protein ligase XBOS34, translated as MGMQQSKEELLYQQVNYGNIEGIRNLRAQGAGVEWIDKEGKTPLMVASMRPDLLNVAKALIELGANVNAYRPGSHAGTALHHAAKKGLDPTVHLLLSHGANPFITNDDCNTALDLAREKGHVNVVRAIEGRISLFSGWMRENYGPGFLEAFAPQFMTRKIWAVILPREARSPTRPVKLELAIYPELQAAKPRVVVKLWKSQLEEPKYNLADPSMTIFDKVTKSRYKLLPAYEGDKQQLRSFYSACCGMAQVASMVPARPVNAPSPNPTPNPSSAPSAESTPSKEDVELAMAINASIQSAIAEGVPNVQPMASTNSSLNGWGSPNSPAPSKTSGQAQVDAPSSSKYNGWDVPGTSSNQSSSKPNKSQNNNPSIVIPPEALPVPTPTALPVPTPTALPTLPTPTAPPLAEGTFYDGPIEYPSIDFTPVDVTMPPTEGGGTALNSAKPVENEAVASSSGNTPSGTCVICLDAPVEGACIPCGHMAGCMSCLKDIESKKWGCPICRAKINQIIRLYAV; from the exons ATGGGGATGCAGCAATCCAAGGAGGAGCTGCTGTACCAGCAGGTGAACTACGGCAACATCGAGGGGATTCGGAACCTCCGGGCGCAGGGCGCAGGCGTTGAG TGGATTGACAAGGAAGGGAAGACGCCCCTGATGGTCGCCAGCATGCGCCCTGATCTGCTGAATGTGGCTAAAGCTTTGATCGAACTGGGTGCAAATGTGAATGCATATCGGCCTG GATCACACGCTGGGACTGCATTGCACCATGCTGCCAAAAAAGGACTTGATCCGACTGTCCATTTACTTCTCTCACATGGAG CTAACCCATTCATAACAAATGATGACTGCAATACCGCACTTGACCTGGCTAGAGAAAAGGGTCATGTGAACGTTGTAAGGGCCATAGAG GGACGGATTTCTCTTTTTTCTGGATGGATGAGGGAGAATTATGGTCCTGGTTTCTTGGAAGCGTTTGCTCCTCAATTCATGACTAGGAAGAT TTGGGCAGTGATTTTACCACGTGAAGCACGGAGCCCGACAAGACCTGTGAAGCTTGAGTTAGCTATATATCCTGAATTGCAG GCTGCGAAACCTCGTGTTGTTGTCAAACTTTGGAAATCTCAACTTGAGGAACCAAAGTATAATCTGGCTGATCCTTCCATGACAATTTTTGACAAAGTTACAA AATCTCGATACAAGCTTTTACCGGCTTATGAAGGTGACAAGCAGCAGCTTCGATCATTTTATAGTGCATGTTGTGGCATGGCACAG GTTGCCAGCATGGTTCCTGCACGACCAGTGAATGCCCCCAGTCCAAATCCAACTCCAAATCCGTCTTCGGCACCTTCAGCGGAATCGACTCCCAGTAAGGAGGATGTTGAGTTAGCGATGGCTATCAATGCCTCCATCCAATCAGCTATAGCAGAGGGAGTGCCCAATGTGCAGCCAATGGCATCAACGAACAGCTCTCTCAACGGATGGGGCTCACCAAATTCTCCAGCGCCTTCAAAAACGAGTGGCCAAGCACAGGTTGATGCTCCAAGCAGCAGCAAATACAATGGATGGGATGTACCTGGAACAAGCTCTAACCAAAGTTCATCGAAACCTAACAAAAGTCAAAACAACAACCCTTCGATTGTGATTCCACCTGAGGCACTTCCAGTTCCAACACCAACTGCACTTCCGGTTCCAACACCAACTGCACTTCCAACTCTTCCAACACCAACTGCGCCACCACTTGCTGAAGGAACCTTCTACGATGGCCCTATTGAGTATCCGTCCATAGATTTCACACCAGTTGATGTAACCATGCCACCCACGGAAGGTGGTGGTACGGCGCTAAACTCTGCAAAACCTGTAGAAAATGAAGCCGTTGCAAGCAGCAGTGGTAACACCCCCTCTGGTACTTGTGTGATTTGCTTGGATGCTCCTGTGGAAGGAGCCTGCATTCCATGTGGTCACATGGCTGGTTGCATGTCCTGCTTGAAGGATATCGAGTCGAAGAAATGGGGGTGCCCCATTTGTCGTGCCAAGATCAACCAGATTATCCGCCTGTATGCAGTTTGA